The genomic region GAAGTTATTAAAATGATACCGCTCAACACAGCCAACAATCTCCGCATAGCTTATCCTCCATATATGTTTATTATATTCTATTGTGTCCTTGAACAATTTGCAAGCGTTTCATATATTCTTAAGTGTCTTCTCCTTATCCAGGGGCGAGAAGATCTCCTTCCGTAAGAGAAAGAAAAAGGCCACAAAGGAGGCTTTTATGACAAGGAAAAAATACCCACCAGGAATAACTACGAAAGTTGCTAAATCTATAGAGCTTTTAGCTACGGTGAAAGCACCGGGAAGCTGGTTATCAAGGGATCAATACAAATTTCTGCTAACCGGTGGACTTGACTGGTACAAGGAACACAAACCTCATCTCGCCAAGGAAATAGAAGAAATGCTCCAGCGGAGGGGTCCGTTCCCATTTGATTTCTACAAACTCGCCGATTATATCAACGACAGGATTTTGAGTGAAAAGGTTAAGATAAATCCTGTATTGCCTATAGAAACAGAAGCAGTTATTCGGTTTAAAAGAGATCCTTTTTTGTCTTCTTCACCCAAAATTTATTTTATTGCCGACTCAATTTACAAATACTGTAAGGAACAATTAGAAAAAGGAAATAAAGATTTTGAAATTGCAGAACAAATCATAGGAAAATATCTCGAATGGATGAAATTAAATATTGAACGCACAAAAGGAGATGTGAATGTTATGGAGGAACTTAAATGACGTCCAAAGAAGTTGTGTCAATTTTTGAAGAATATGATTTGAGAAGAAAAAAAATATTTCTATTAACTGGCGAAGATGGAAGGAAATTTAGAAGGATCTTGCTTGAAAAGGATAGGTTGACAGATGATAATGTAATATATCTGAGAGAATTAATTGAAAATCTATATAAATACGGATTTCTTGTTCCTGCAAAAGCTCTTGAAGACTGGTTGGAGGAAAGAATCTAATGCGAACAATTTGCGAACAAAGACATGTAAATCCTTTGTTTTCAAGAAGAAACAATTGGACTCAAAATCCCTTGCCCTTGCGGGCGTGCGGGTTCGATTCCCGCCCCGGGCACCAATTAAAACCTTTTAAAAAAAGCGTTTTTCGACCTTAATTATAATATTACTTACCCTCTGGACAAAAAAGAATATAGGGAATATAAAGGAACGAAACGGAAAAATTGATCGCACACTGCGATCAATTTGCGACCAATAAAACAGCTCTATGCTTTTTCAAAAAAATGTAGGGGGGCAAGCCCCCGAAAATTAACCTTTCGAAATACCCTTAAGCTTTACATCATATTTTGGATTGTTAATTGTGAATATCTGAGGAAACTTTTGATAAAGGGGCCCTTCAAACGTTACTTTACCACTTTCCGTAGCCTTTACAATTATAGCCGGATTATTGGGTTCATTTGATGCAGATGTGTAAGCATTGTTCATCAACTTTAAATCAGGAACAATGTAAAGGATTTTTATTTCTGTATTTCCAACTTTAATAACATCCCCTGCCTTAACTTTAGCCTCCTTGATAACTTTTCCAGTAGTTTTATCAATGACTATAACGTCAGCGAATTTCCATGTTTTTTTAACCTCTTCCGGTAACTCTACAGGTTTTGTTAATTTCGTCATAGACTGAGGATGCATACCAGGCATCATACCACCATCCATTCCCATACCGTGGGGAGGCATCCCCATTCCGTTCATGCCGCTTATGTCTGGATGTCCCGGTGGAAGAGCTGTTTTATTTCCAATAGGCGGATGTCCCGGTGGAAGCTCCTTAGCTGTCATAGGTGCAGCCTGCTGCTCCTGTGATTGTTCTGGCTTGCTATTGTTACCGCATCCTGCAATTGCAAAGGATGCAACGATACCAAGAACGAGAGCTGTCTGTTTTTTCATCGTTCACTCCTTTAAAGCAAATTTAAGGTTTGATTATATCCAACTTCTATCAATCTTCAAGTGTTATAACATTATCTAAACCGCGGAATTTCCTTATAAGCGAAGGGATAAAAGAGCAAACAACACTAACTTGCGAATTATTTATACATGTATCATCATCACCGTTGCAACCAATTATCTTTACTGGAAGATTTTTATCAAGATGAGCAACCGTAACAGTTTCAACAGCTTTATCCCTATCACTAATCCTTATCTCTTCAACAAAGGGAGCAACAGCTTTTGCGATTCCCCAGGCGATAAACCTACCACCTATTAAACCAAGCTTTTTAATGTTTCTCCGTTTTAGCTCCTCCACAAGAGCTTTAAGGCTGTATTTCAACTTTAACTTAGCACTGAGTGGAGAAGTCAGAAGGAGAAACCAGTGAGCATCCCCTATAAAGATATCTCCGATCTTGCCAAAAGGATATATAGAATCCAATCCTAAAAACTTTGCCGACTTGGCTATTATTTCCGTCGTACCTCTATCAGCCGGAACTGGAAAAGGTGAAGCCGTAACCTCTTCAGCCATAACTTCTACTACTTTTGGAAGTCCAAATTTTGTTACTGTAGCTTCACCAGGCATGTAACCTGACATGTATGCGTGGTGATTACCGGGAAAACCACTTATAACACTGTTTAATCCACACTTTAGACCAAATCTCAACTCATCTTCATACTGTCCATTCGTCGCAACAATTTTTCCTGGCGAAAGAATCCTTGCCATCACAACAGCTTCGCCAAAAGCTCTTACTCTATTTCCAGCACAGTTATAAGGGCCACCCTCTATAACCACCTCATCTATTTTATAATCTACACAAGCTTTAATACCCCTTGCAAGTTCTTCCTCACCATCTCCAACACAGATAATTGCACCAACACCTTTACCGTGCTTTTTCGCAAATTCTATAACAGATAGAGTTTCTTCAGGCGGCGCTGCATGAGAGGTGTTTTTTTGAAAAGCCATTAGACTAACGCTTATTGATTGAACAACGCTTGGCCACAAATCTTTTTCGTAAGAAAATGCTTTCTCCTTATTTTCAAGCCTCTTATGAATCCTTCCGCGAGGACAACCGTTAAAAGGTTTACCACTTCTATAACAATCGGCAGGACATTTAACTATCTCTTCAGGATACCTCATAGGCCCGTATTTACCGAAATGGTCAACATCCACAGGCATATCTGTAAGACTGCGAAGATCTTTCATCAATTCAAAAGGTGTCATTCCTTCTCTTTCAGCTATATCTGCAACAGCATACGAACAAACATGAACCGGAAATCCTAATCTATCAACAAGGCGGAAACCACCTTTAATCTCTGTGAGACTTTGCTTCAAACTTACAACATCAACAAGAACTTCATTCAAGTCACACCCAAACGGAAACTCTTTGTAAGAAGAACCAAGGCAAATTAGCTCTTCTTCAGAAAGTCCCTTTAAAGCTCTAAGTAATGCAGAAGGATTCTGTTTCCCTTTTTCCATTAATTCATACTTACTTTCCAAATCACCAGAAAGCACTTTTTCAATAACTTCTTCCACATTTCCTCCTTTGATGAAATTTTAAAACTTGAATTGCTATTGCATCTGCAACTCTATCAAGGATAATGGGGGAAATGGGTAAGCCATCTTTTATCAAAATTCCTGTGCCAATAAACGCAGTTAACGGGGAAGAAGCTGGAAAATCGTACTCTTTTAAAAACAGTGCAGGCCCCCTTTCAACTGAAGCAAGAGAAATAAAGGTTCCCACCTCTTCATCACCAAAACCAAATACACCGTTAGTGGTAATAAAAGGAATTCCTTTCTCAATACAAAATTTTCCAACTGTAGCTACAAGCGGAATGGTATCCCCTCCTGCTATTGTAGATACGACAACTGATGCATCTTCCAGACAGTCGATATTACTTTCAGAAAAATCAAAGGGAAAAGCCTCTATCTCTTTATAGCGGGTATCAGGCGTAAGAAAGCGTCTTTTCAAAAAAGAAGCTTTGTTTTCTTTTGGAAGTGCTCCTTTTAGAATATGATAGTAGTCATTCTCTTCTATTGTTCCTCCATCAAAAACGGTAATCTTCGAAAATCCACCTCTATGAGTCATAACAAGCCTTTCAAAAACTCTAACTCCAAGCCTCCCGGCTCCAAGAAGAACAAGTTTGCCGTAAGGAACGAGTTTTTCTTCTAAAATAGTAACTCTATCCATTCTTTACTACCTCTACAAAGTCAGGAATTTCTCCACCTTTAATAAGAGATTTCAAAAGAAGAAGAGTTTTATTAACTGCTTCCTCCTTTCTCTTCAAAATTTTCTCAACACTTGCAAAAGGGAAACCTTCAACTTTATTCGTTGTTCTAATTATAAAAATTTCCTTATTAAAGCGCAAACACACTACACCTCTTCCATTTCCAGCACTTGAAGCAACAGAGATGTTTACGCCCAATTTTTCTTTTATAACCCTGGAAAGAATAAGTGTTACGTTTACATTTTCCACTTCATCATAGACCTTTATTCCATTGACGTGAGCACGAGGCGGGGGAAGCATCACTCCCAAAATTTCTTCTATAGAATAGACGGAAGGCAGAAACATAACGGCGGAAACGGAAATTGGTAATTTGTTCTTAACATAAGGAGCAGAAAGTTTATGAACACCCATACCAATTTCACAATGGGTAAAACACTCAATCGAGGCAAAAGTCAGAGTACGGGAAACCGACATCAACAAACTCCGTATCAACAAAATCTTTTAGGCGGTTAGCAAATTCTACCATTCCGGGAATTTCAGTTTTGTAGTGAGAAGCATCTATAAAACCCATCTTGGCCGCTCTTAATCTGCAAGCCGTATGATGGACAAGATCACCGGAAACAGCAATATCAATATTAAACTTGAAAAGATTCTGAATAAAATCAGAAAAGTTAAAACCACATCCGCTGAACACAGCGACTTTCTCTATCTTCTCAGGAAGATGATAAAAAACTTTCTTTAAATTAAGAACCTTCATAACCTTCTCTAAAAATAGCTCTGGCGATATCTCTATCATCCCATACATTCCAAAACGATTATCATCAAAAAAAGAAAGGTTTTCCAAACCTAAAATATTCCCAAGCGCGTAATTACATCCCCAATCTATTCGGTCAAGAGGCGTATGAACAACAAAAACGGGAAAATTAGGATTAAAAGAGGGTTTGTGGTGAGCAACAACAACATCAAATTTAGAAAAGTCAAAATCATGTGGAACATCAACAACAACAGCTACATGTTCTACTTTTCCAGGTCTAAAATCAGCAACCCATCCGTAAAAATCCCCGGCAACAGCGTAAGACTCAGGAACAATTTCTCTTACAATCTTTTCAAAATTTTGCCAGTTCAAATTTCATCTCCTGTAAAATCCCATTTAAAACGTCCTCAAAATAGTCAGCCTTAAAGTTTCCTCCGTTTTTTACTGAAGCGGTAACCGCCGGAATCTCCATCACATCAAGAAAACCACGACTACTTTTTGCATTAAACAACAACGACTCAGCAAAAAAGAGATTAGGCACGGCGTAAAGAACATCATTAAACTTTTCTATCTCAACAGAAATTTTTCTTACTGTATGAATCGTTAAGGTCATAGTTCCTGATGTCTTTCCCCTGTAATCCATTTTAAGGAAAAAGTCCGGCTTCTTTTCTGTTTCAAGAACCTCAAGTCCAGAAGGTTCCTCTGAAATAATAACTTTTCCTTTGAATTTCCCTGCCTGACCCCGACTAACATCAATCCCCCCAAAACCTGTAAGGTCAATAATAACGTCAAACTCTTCCCTTTCAGGCTTATTGAAAGGAGAAAGAGCCATAACACTTTTTTCTTTATCATACAGGAAAATTTCTCTAAAATTATTTTTCAAATATTCAGCAATAAATATTCCATCAAGATAACCACCAATTACAAGGAGTGAATCACCTTTGAACTCTTTAAGCACTTCCGCCTTTTTTTTAGCTATTTTTTTGGCAACATCCAAAACAGTGAAAGATGAATAAACCGTTCGTGTCCTGTTTGTTATACCTTTGTGAACAGGAACCATGCCAAGTCTTTTCAAAAGTCTAAAAACATCAAAGAAAAGTGCCGTTTCCAAAGATAAGCCATGAATGTGATGAGGGGGCGAGGTTACAGCCGATATAACATTTCCATAAACATCAATCAAAATCGTCAACGCCCCGCTCCCAGGAAGTCCAAGCCTTCCTCTGGCAATGTAAAAATCACACTCCCCAAAGTAACGCCCTGATAGTGCTTTGGACAGTGAAGGCATCTGCTCCAAATCAAAAATGTCGGTAGGAACACAAATCTGAATAACATTTTTAACACCAAACATACCAAGAGTATTTTTGAAAATTGAAAACTTTTTATGATTGTCCGTTACAACCCCAAACTTACCATCAAGTAAAAGCTTTTTCAGAGCTTCTGTCTCTTCAGGTTTGTCACCTTTTCGGATACCGTTAAGGGATTCTTCAAAAGCTTTTTTAAACAGAGAGCGGCTTTTTCTCCACATTTGTTTTAATCCCGTGTTTTTCAAGGAGTGGTAGAATTTCTTCAAGGACACCCACAACAGGTGAACCAACACCTTTCACAACTAAAGGATAACCTGCTGGAATAACCGTCGCAATGTTCGTAGCACCAGCTCTAATCGCAGGAATAAGTCCTTTCATTAAAATAGTGGGAAAAGGAACCGTCAACCTTCTCAGGCTATTTATATGCTCTTTTACCCTTTTTATAACGTCTAACTGTAACGATAAAGACGCAGGGGGATTCTTTTCCATTGGCGTATTTTTATAAGGTCTAAATCCCATAACTGGAACTTCTTCTACTTCCAATTCTTTTAAAAATTCAATATGCTTCTCTCTATCTTCTTCAGATTCACCAATACCCACAAGAATGCCACTTGAAAGTTCAACACCCTGTTCTTTAACCTGGTAACAAACCTTCATTCGTTTTTCAAGAGAGTCATCTGGCTTTAGCTTTTTAAAAAGTCTGGGATTCATGGTTTCGAGATTACAACATATCGTATCAACACCTGCACCTTTCAATAACTTTATCTTCTCAGTATCTAAATCACCACCAATATTTATCAAAACCCTTAAAGATGTATTTTCTTTTACAATCTCAAGAGCGGACAGAACTTTTTGAAAATTTCCATACCCAGCAGAAAGACTCACCCTCTTTATTCCATTCCTTTCTATAAAAAGTGCCGCCCTCTTTATCTCTTCTCTCTTCTTACTTGTAAGATAGAAATACCCTTCAACAGAAGTGCCCACCGCAAATCCGC from Desulfurobacterium sp. TC5-1 harbors:
- the hmdC gene encoding 5,10-methenyltetrahydromethanopterin hydrogenase cofactor biosynthesis protein HmdC; this translates as MEEVIEKVLSGDLESKYELMEKGKQNPSALLRALKGLSEEELICLGSSYKEFPFGCDLNEVLVDVVSLKQSLTEIKGGFRLVDRLGFPVHVCSYAVADIAEREGMTPFELMKDLRSLTDMPVDVDHFGKYGPMRYPEEIVKCPADCYRSGKPFNGCPRGRIHKRLENKEKAFSYEKDLWPSVVQSISVSLMAFQKNTSHAAPPEETLSVIEFAKKHGKGVGAIICVGDGEEELARGIKACVDYKIDEVVIEGGPYNCAGNRVRAFGEAVVMARILSPGKIVATNGQYEDELRFGLKCGLNSVISGFPGNHHAYMSGYMPGEATVTKFGLPKVVEVMAEEVTASPFPVPADRGTTEIIAKSAKFLGLDSIYPFGKIGDIFIGDAHWFLLLTSPLSAKLKLKYSLKALVEELKRRNIKKLGLIGGRFIAWGIAKAVAPFVEEIRISDRDKAVETVTVAHLDKNLPVKIIGCNGDDDTCINNSQVSVVCSFIPSLIRKFRGLDNVITLED
- a CDS encoding ThiF family adenylyltransferase — translated: MDRVTILEEKLVPYGKLVLLGAGRLGVRVFERLVMTHRGGFSKITVFDGGTIEENDYYHILKGALPKENKASFLKRRFLTPDTRYKEIEAFPFDFSESNIDCLEDASVVVSTIAGGDTIPLVATVGKFCIEKGIPFITTNGVFGFGDEEVGTFISLASVERGPALFLKEYDFPASSPLTAFIGTGILIKDGLPISPIILDRVADAIAIQVLKFHQRRKCGRSY
- a CDS encoding FeGP cofactor biosynthesis protein HcgF family protein gives rise to the protein MSVSRTLTFASIECFTHCEIGMGVHKLSAPYVKNKLPISVSAVMFLPSVYSIEEILGVMLPPPRAHVNGIKVYDEVENVNVTLILSRVIKEKLGVNISVASSAGNGRGVVCLRFNKEIFIIRTTNKVEGFPFASVEKILKRKEEAVNKTLLLLKSLIKGGEIPDFVEVVKNG
- a CDS encoding Nif3-like dinuclear metal center hexameric protein; translated protein: MNWQNFEKIVREIVPESYAVAGDFYGWVADFRPGKVEHVAVVVDVPHDFDFSKFDVVVAHHKPSFNPNFPVFVVHTPLDRIDWGCNYALGNILGLENLSFFDDNRFGMYGMIEISPELFLEKVMKVLNLKKVFYHLPEKIEKVAVFSGCGFNFSDFIQNLFKFNIDIAVSGDLVHHTACRLRAAKMGFIDASHYKTEIPGMVEFANRLKDFVDTEFVDVGFPYSDFCLD
- a CDS encoding FeGP cofactor biosynthesis guanylyltransferase HcgB family protein produces the protein MWRKSRSLFKKAFEESLNGIRKGDKPEETEALKKLLLDGKFGVVTDNHKKFSIFKNTLGMFGVKNVIQICVPTDIFDLEQMPSLSKALSGRYFGECDFYIARGRLGLPGSGALTILIDVYGNVISAVTSPPHHIHGLSLETALFFDVFRLLKRLGMVPVHKGITNRTRTVYSSFTVLDVAKKIAKKKAEVLKEFKGDSLLVIGGYLDGIFIAEYLKNNFREIFLYDKEKSVMALSPFNKPEREEFDVIIDLTGFGGIDVSRGQAGKFKGKVIISEEPSGLEVLETEKKPDFFLKMDYRGKTSGTMTLTIHTVRKISVEIEKFNDVLYAVPNLFFAESLLFNAKSSRGFLDVMEIPAVTASVKNGGNFKADYFEDVLNGILQEMKFELAKF
- the hmdB gene encoding 5,10-methenyltetrahydromethanopterin hydrogenase cofactor biosynthesis protein HmdB; the protein is MVEITSTIHISNYCSFKRKCAYCGFAVGTSVEGYFYLTSKKREEIKRAALFIERNGIKRVSLSAGYGNFQKVLSALEIVKENTSLRVLINIGGDLDTEKIKLLKGAGVDTICCNLETMNPRLFKKLKPDDSLEKRMKVCYQVKEQGVELSSGILVGIGESEEDREKHIEFLKELEVEEVPVMGFRPYKNTPMEKNPPASLSLQLDVIKRVKEHINSLRRLTVPFPTILMKGLIPAIRAGATNIATVIPAGYPLVVKGVGSPVVGVLEEILPLLEKHGIKTNVEKKPLSV